A genome region from Vulpes lagopus strain Blue_001 chromosome 7, ASM1834538v1, whole genome shotgun sequence includes the following:
- the TMEM215 gene encoding transmembrane protein 215, translating into MRPDDINPRTGLVVALVSVFLVFGFMFTVSGMKGETLGNIPLLAIGPAICLPGIAAIALARKTEGCTKWPENELLWVRKLPCFRKSKDKEVVELLRTPSDLESGKGSSDELAKKVGLRGKPPCQGQTEVPVASSITTPTRPEGECQSLVQSGHQEETSRYLDGYCPSGSSLAYSALDAKCSAWDRSECPEPEDSIFFVPQDSIIVCSYKQNSPYDRYCCYINQSQGRWDHETIV; encoded by the coding sequence ATGCGGCCTGATGACATAAACCCGAGGACTGGGCTGGTGGTGGCTCTGGTCAGTGTCTTTCTGGTCTTTGGCTTCATGTTCACCGTCTCTGGGATGAAAGGAGAGACTCTGGGAAACATCCCCCTCCTGGCCATCGGGCCAGCTATCTGCCTACCAGGCATCGCAGCCATTGCCCTGGCCAGGAAAACTGAGGGATGCACCAAGTGGCCTGAAAATGAGCTGCTATGGGTCCGCAAGTTGCCCTGCTTCCGGAAATCCAAGGACAAGGAGGTGGTGGAACTGCTGAGGACCCCTTCAGACCTGGAGTCAGGCAAGGGAAGCTCAGATGAGCTGGCTAAGAAGGTGGGCCTCAGGGGGAAGCCTCCCTGCCAGGGGCAGACAGAGGTGCCTGTGGCCAGTTCCATCACCACCCCTACACGCCCGGAAGGAGAATGCCAGAGCCTGGTCCAGAGTGGGCATCAGGAGGAGACATCTAGATACCTGGATGGCTACTGTCCCTCAGGCAGTTCCCTTGCCTACAGTGCCTTGGATGCCAAGTGCTCAGCCTGGGACCGATCTGAGTGCCCTGAGCCTGAGGACAGCATCTTCTTTGTGCCCCAGGACAGTATCATCGTTTGCTCCTACAAGCAGAACAGTCCCTATGACAGATACTGTTGTTACATCAATCAGAGCCAAGGCAGGTGGGACCACGAGACAATAGTCTAA